Genomic DNA from Octopus sinensis unplaced genomic scaffold, ASM634580v1 Contig03042, whole genome shotgun sequence:
ATTCCTCAGAGTACGTTGAGTATAAAACAAATGATAGAGACGGAGAATGGAATACACGggaaactttattgctcacaacgatcgtttcgacacatCCTGCATCGATCCCACGCGAGTGGGAAACTATACAGCTGTTGTTGTGCATCCCTCGATGCGGAAGCGTTTCGTCAGGTGACGTAGTAAGATGTATCTCGTTAAATGAACTATGTTTCATTAGGATTTAATCCAGGATGTTGTTAGTGACAgtcgtgtctatgtatatataaatatatatgtgtatgtatgtatgtagtatgtacgtatggatggatgtatatatatatataatatatatatatatatatatatatactcatacatatatatacatacatgtgtgtatgtatgtgcatgtgtgtgtatgcaagtgtgcatATAAGGAGCCCCTTCTGTCATGAATACAAGGACAAATGAGAAGAGGGAAGGTAAACAAGTAGTTAGCGGATCTGGAGAAACAACAGTCTGCTTTAACCGAAAGGCGAGATATCAGTCAGGCAACAGTAAAAGCTAGGTACCCTGTTGCTTGAGAAATAGCATAAGCACCAAAGCCGTACCGTGAGGGTGAGTTCGCGAAAATATACATACTGAATGCTGCAGAAATTGTATGCCCTTAGAAGCGACAGACTTTTGCCTGACGAGAAATGCTGTGGCAAATAGGACTTCAGATCTTTCTGCAGGTTTGGACAGGCAACTGAAGCACAAAGTGAAGTCATTTATTGAATTTTCGGCTGAAATTGATGAGAGCACGGGCATTACGGATGTTGCGCAACCGGCCATATTCCTTCGTGGTGTAGACGAGACTTTGACCGTCACCGAGAAGTTCCTGGAGTTGGTTCCTATGATGGACACTGCAACAGCAAATGACATTTTCATCTCTCTCGTTGGAGCGCTGGACATGGTCGGAGTGGACTGGGCCCGTGTTGTCAGCATGGCTACAGATGGCGCTCCATCAATGATTGGAAGAAAAGCAGGTGTTGTGACGCAGAGAGAAAGTACAGACTGCAAATAGAGGACGGATTTTTCATGAGGAGGCGTTGTGTTACAAGTCGGTTAAAATGGATTACGTCATGGAAGCGGTTGTCCGAACTGTTAATTTCATTCGGACTAGAGGTCTGAATCATCATCAATTTGACAATCTTCTCAGCGATCTAGGCGTTACCTATGGCTTGCCATATCACACCGAGGTAAGGTGGTTAAGCCGAGGTGTCGTGTTGAAACGTTTCTTTAATCTACAAGAAGAAATTGAACAGTTCATAGAGGAAAAGGGCAAACCAGTGTTAGATTTCCAATCACCAGAATGGCTGCAAAATTTAGCATTTAGCGAGGATATTACAGAGCACTTGAAAaatttggacaaaatgcttcaaaGCCGTAAAAAAGTTGCCACACTGTATTTTGAAAGCATAGGTACATTCAGGTTGAAGCTAACTTTGTGGGAGACACAGCTGTCAGGTGGTGACCACAGCTGTCAGGTGGTGACCCTACTCATTTTCCTTGTCCAAAAGATGTGATTGCCACCACAGATAATGTTGACGTGAATCGGTACAAAGACAATATCACGGGATTGCTGCCGGAGTTTGAGCAACGGTTTCAGATTTTTTATGAACTTGAGACAGATTTTAAGATTTTCGCTCACCATTTACAGTCAACGCCTCTGATCTGCCTATCAATATCCAACTTGAAATGATTGACTTGCTGTGTGATTTGAAGAACAAATTTACTCCGGAGGGCTTGGACACATTTTATCAGTATCTCTTGCCAAAGTACCCCAAATTGACAGTCCTTGATGCGAAAGTTTTGTACGTGTTTGGGAACATGCCTTTGTGAACAAGTTCTTCTCTGTTATGAGCATCAATAAAACAAAGCTGTGCTCAAGGCTCACCCATAAGTACCCAAAGAACATCCTGAAATTGGCTGCTACTCAGGATTTGACGCCTGATATTGATGCAtttgtgaaagagaaaatatgcCAAGTTCCAGGAACATactgaaaataaatgataaaaaagaataagtttttttaaatggttttcaaagtgttttttttatatttgtaaattgTATACATTTACAAGGCAGAGTAATAATACAGTCTTTTTTAACAGTTCCCACTTTCACTTGGTCAATGAACATACTGTTCTTCAAGCTAGAACATTTTCAGAATGTACCTTTTTACTCTAAAACAaagggaaaattttgaaattgcTATTTGTAGGTTCTTATGCCATGATTTTACTGGTCCGGCTCGCTTGAGATCAAATTGGGTTGATATGTGGCCCGTGAACTAAAAGGAGTTTGATACCTCTACTGTAAAAGGTAGTGATAGATAGGCTGATAGCTGGATGTATATACAAATGGATAGATTGTGGAAGTGAGAAGAATTGAGAAATGTCAAAAGAATTATTCAAAGTTGACTAACAAAAGTGAGAACCCAAAAGTGATTATTGGACTGAGAGAGGAATTGAGAGTTTGGAGGAAGAAATAGTCTGAAGTTGTAAAAGACAGGTGATAAGAATGAGTAGAAATGTGGAGCGAAGATGACTGGATAGAGAGAAGGATTGAAGATGGCAGGAGAAATACCttaacttgtacacacacacacacacacacgcacacacacacgcacgcacacacacacaacacacacacacacacacacacacacacacttgcccgCGCTGAATAAGTAGTAATGGAGAGTAATGACTGGATAGAGAGAAGAATTAGCGATGCCAAGAAAAATATCCTAACTTgtactctctttgtctctccctctctcccacccacatacaaacattgatatatactAACACCACTCATatattatgtgtgagtgtatatatatatatgtatatatatatatatatatatatatatatatacatatatatatacatatatatatatatatatacacaccatgtgttatacgtacatatatatatatatatacacacacatatacacatataatatataataaaaatatatatataatacattatatgtaatatattatgtacaatatatatttatattatatatatatacatataaatatatgatatatgttatattatgagtgtatatatctatgtatcggtgtttgtgtgtgtgtgtttatccacaCAAGCAGTAGAACAATATTGATGATCAGATAGTGAGCTTAGAATGACAGAAGAAACC
This window encodes:
- the LOC115227406 gene encoding general transcription factor II-I repeat domain-containing protein 2B-like, producing MDYVMEAVVRTVNFIRTRGLNHHQFDNLLSDLGVTYGLPYHTEVRWLSRGVVLKRFFNLQEEIEQFIEEKGKPVLDFQSPEWLQNLAFSEDITEHLKNLDKMLQSRKKVATLYFESIVNASDLPINIQLEMIDLLCDLKNKFTPEGLDTFYQYLLPKYPKLTVLDAKVLYVFGNMPL